GAGCGACCCGTCCACCAGCCGCGGTGGCTCGTGCCCATCGGGCGAAGGTGCTCGAACTTGAGGGCCTCGTCGTGGTCGTGGCTCTGGGCACGCCAGCCGTGCATGCGGCACATGTGCCCGTCAATGCCGTCCCACATGAGTTCCTGCACGAACCCGCCGATGTCGCGGAAGGCGTCGACCCGGTAGAACTTGGCCATGCCGACGGCGTTCTCGTCGCCGCACATCTCGCTGACCATTCGCTCGCGGCCGAGTGCGTCGCGATGCTTGAAGTAGGGCTTGCCGCTAAAGACGGCCAAGCGCGGGTCGCGCTCCATCTCGTCCATAACGGCCGCGAAGTAGCCGGGCCGCATCTTGAGGTCGAGGTCGAACTTGCAGACGTAGTCGACGCCGTCCATGTCGACGTGCGTCAGTCCTTCGTCGAAAGCTTCGATGACGCCCGCGCCCACGCGTCGGCCGTTGTTCTCGCGCTTCTCGCGTCGTACGACCTTGATAAACGGGATACGGCTGGCCCAGTGGTCCAGGATGGCCGGCGTGCGATCGGTGCTGCCGTCGTCGATGATGATCCAGACGGCAGGCGGTTCGGTCTGATCGGCGACGCTGGCGATGGTTGCTGAGGCGAAGTCTTCCTCGTCTCGGCAGGGCGTGACCAGCGCGTACCGACGCCCCGACCTTGGGCCGGCGCGGTTGTCGGCGGTTGGCGGGGCGTGGTCAGGCATGCGGCACGGCGTGTCGAGCAACGA
This window of the Planctomycetota bacterium genome carries:
- a CDS encoding glycosyltransferase family A protein, with protein sequence MPDHAPPTADNRAGPRSGRRYALVTPCRDEEDFASATIASVADQTEPPAVWIIIDDGSTDRTPAILDHWASRIPFIKVVRREKRENNGRRVGAGVIEAFDEGLTHVDMDGVDYVCKFDLDLKMRPGYFAAVMDEMERDPRLAVFSGKPYFKHRDALGRERMVSEMCGDENAVGMAKFYRVDAFRDIGGFVQELMWDGIDGHMCRMHGWRAQSHDHDEALKFEHLRPMGTSHRGWWTGRSRHGRGQHFMGTGLLYMLASATFRLTRPPLIVGGLAMMSGYLWSALRGRKRFDQRYDRPDFRRFLRRYQRLSLLHGKAAATRKVDQEQAAAFESRHETPPAKRLSKKSSSSDSLLATPATS